ATCCTCAACCAGGCAGCCTGCTGCCTTTGCCTagttttcttatttatattggatcctcatttggttttttttagcAACGCTCTAGGATTAggctttttcattttataatgcTAAATTGTATATATCTGTTTCTCTTTCCCTATTGGGCATTTTGCTTCTTTTGTTAgctgaattttcttttattttttttattttaatatttattcttatattttgctgaattttttaaattgcacTATATGTCTAACTCTTTCCATGGGGAATTGTTGCAGGATGGGAAGACATTGTATAATGAATTGGAAGTTGTTGAGGGGATGAAGCTGGATAGAGGTTACATATCCCCTTATTTTATAACAAACCAGAAAACCCAAAAAtgtgtaagtttttttttccttgtgacTCGTTTGATTGACATATGTCTGGATGCTGTTACTTCATAATTGAAGTAATATGAAAGAAGCTTATGTTTCAGTCACTAGCTGGTTTAAGTAACATCAACTTGTTCACTTAAAACTGAGTGTCCATATCTATATACTACAGGAACTAGAAAATCCTCTTGTTCTAATCCATGAGAAGAAAATCTCGAATATACATGCTGTTGTGAAAGTGCTAGAGATGGCATTAAAGGTAAGTGGGTCTTTGGTCAATCGGATTCAATTAGATCTTTACATGCATCAAGTTTAGTTGACTACATTGTTCTTGCCTTATTCAGACTCAGAGGCCTTTACTGATTGTTGCTGAAGATGTGGAAAGCGAAGCACTGGCCACTCTTATTCTAAATAAGCTTCGTGCTGGAATCAAGGTAGGTGTTGTTTCTTTAGATACAGATAAtgtatttttatgttaaattatttctcttttaattaaaggatttatatataatttggatCTTATATGGATTGTGCATTATCTCTAAAGGTCTGTGCCATCAAAGCACCTGGGTTTGGAGAGAACAGGAAGGCCGCCCTGCAGGATCTGGCAACTCTCACAGGAGGGGAGGTAGGTTCACCATCCTATTTATGTTGTTTGTCCATGATAATTTGTCAGCTGATCTCTGAATTTTGTATCTGACTTCTGTGTTGTAGCTTATAACGGAAGAGCTTGGTTTGAACCTTGAGAAGGCAGAACTGGATATGCTTGGCACTTGCAAAAAGGTAAACTTTGCTACCATTTAAGATATGTATTTTGGTTTTGGACTATGATTTTTTCCACTGGAGTAATATTCATATTGATGTGtcttaatttctatttaattgttgattttCCGAATGAATATATGTTTTAACTCTAGGTTATAGAATGAACTGCACCCTTTGTATTATACAGGTCTTTTGCAGCATAACTAACTAGGTTCATGTTTTAGGTTACAATATCTAAGGACGATACTGTTATCCTTGATGGGGCTGGTGACAAGAAGGCCATTGAGGAACGGTGTGAGCAGGTCCATATTACTTTCTTCTCACATGTTATTTAGAATCTCCtgattctttattctttttctttcttttcttctctggATGATTGATCTGTCGATTGGTTTTTCCTTCATTGCGAAGCAAATgccaaattttatatatttttttcatgttgtaATTGGATTCATTTGGTTACATTGGGATGGCAGATTAGGTCAGCCATTGAATTGAGCACTTCTGATTATGACAAGGAAAAGTTGCAAGAAAGGTTGGCCAAGCTTTCTGGTGGTGTTGCTGTCTTGAAGGTCTGTATCAATTTACAAATCCCCAACATTACTGTCTAGGCTTGTTGAGGCTCTAAACTCAGGAGCTACTGTACTGGTACTCAGATTCATGGGGAATGTTATctagatatatataaaaatggtGGAAAATTGCTTCCCTTTGCAGATAGGAGGAGCTAGTGAAGCTGAAGTTAGTGAGAAGAAAGATAGGGTTACAGATGCTCTAAATGCTACTAAGGCAGCTGTAGAAGAAGGAATTGTACCAGGTAAGCTTTTTGGTTTGCATTTTCCCTTGGTTACTACTCAACCGGAGTTGGACAAATcttcataaaatttatatttgcaGGTGGTGGCGTGGCACTTCTTTATGCTTCCAAAGAGTTGGACAAACTGCCAACATCAAACTTTGATCAGAAGATTGGTGTTCAGATTATCCAGAATGCTCTGAAAGTTAgtattcattcattttctaatatttaaaagacATTCCTCAGCTTGGATTAGTCTGTAAATAATTCTTGTGGAATCACACAAGAGTCATTCAGGATAGCATGATAAAGCACTCCATTTGGGGGGAGATTAGTCTGTTGGGTCTTGTTGATCTCTCATCAAACTTAAGTCTTGCCAGAATTTTTGATGTAACATTGTGGACTAACAATCTATCTCCCAGCGTGTGCATGCACATTCAGTGGTTCTTAGGGCTTGTCTGGAGCTTGAAAAGTTCTGGAACATTATGTTCAGTTTAATCAATGGATTTGGTTTTACTGCTCTCTTCTTATGTCCTGACAGCCTcccatattaattttatatgcaGACACCTGTGTTCACAATTGCTTCTAATGCTGGAGTTGAGGGGGCTGTTGTGGTTGGGAAGCTGTTGGAGCAGGATAACCCTGATCTTGGATATGATGCGGCCAAAGGTTTGTGCtacatttgaattattttcgtTTTTATATGCCCTTAGTTtctttcaccaagtgggtgtggtattattattatttttttgcacTCAAAATGGTTTTGTTTATCCATTGCTCACTTAGGTGAATATGTTGATATGGTCAAAGCTGGAATTATTGATCCACTGAAAGTAATTAGAACAGCTTTGGTTGATGCTGCAAGGTAAGCCAAGGACCCCCTTTAGTTTTTGCCTCTTACAATTCAGTTATATCATTCATTCCTTAAATAAGAAGCCATATTTGCTGCCTTTGATGCAGTGTGTCATCGTTGATGACAACAACTGAAGCTGTTGTGGTTGAACTGCCAAAGGATGAGAAGGAAGTTCCTGCAATGGGAGGTGGCATGGGTGGCATGGACTACTAACGGGCCTCGCAGCTGGTAGACTGATCTACCTGACATAACATTATTTCCACCCAAAAAATTCACATCTGAAATGAGCATTATTAGGGTTTTGTCTTGAATGAATGAGCCTTTGTTTTTCCTGTCATAGGTAAGGCAACCATGTAATCATAGTGAGAGGTCAGTACTTAGGTTCTGATAATGGGGGTGAAACTGTCACTGATAGTGCTTGGAAGGATTTGAGACTTCaatttttctcaaataaaaaattctcttCCGTGCATGATGGATGCTATGTTATTGTTTTCTACGCCATTTTATTAGACATTGAAACTTCGAGTATGCTCTGTTTCTGACGAAATTGTTACATTTGGTTAGCTGCTTTGAAAATGATGACAAATTTGATTAAACCAGGCTCTTTTAGCAGAACCCAAATCACATGAGGCTTCAAATGATTGAATACTTGAGCGCGATGCCCCACTACGCCACTACATTGTGAAACTTGGACTCAAGGATCAGCTACACAAAAGATGGCACAGGAGAGAACAGTTTGATgtacaaaattttcatcttgTGGCACATATACTGTGTCTCTCACTTTTGTCAGTCAAAAGTTCGAGACCCTGCCCAAGAATAAATCAATCTAGAAACACCGGATCGCAAGCAAACGCTTATAGACAACCGGTCCgacttttaagtttttttcacAATGTTTTCATGATGGTCGAACTATGGTTACCATGATGggattaatatataatttaaatattattcaaataaaaatataaataattataaaattttaaaattatttttcatctttgatattattaaattaaatcctagataagtattttaaattatgttaaataaaatgtctaatatttaaatttgaaataccaaaaaattatatacttaTAGCATATACCctattattttctagtttaaaaaaatattatattattttacttatatcttttacatatttattattataaattttttgaaatcaatcACGTTATTTTGTAAGCATGATTCACATTGGTCACAGCCCATCCCTTGTACTCAAGAGGTTCACGGTTCAATTCCTTCacatgaatttttcaaaacaaaactcAACTTCCGTCTCACATCGAAAGGAGATGAGGGCAACAAGAGCCCAGGGGTATTATTGTTTGGGCGGCCAATTCACAGCGGTCCAACCGTTGGTCTATCTGGTTCCAAAGCCTGGATCGAACTGGACCAGGCGCTGATCGATGGTCCCATCGGTCAAACTGGCCACGCCGGTTTGGTTTTCAAAGCATTAGTTTTTCTCACAATAACATCCGACCATAGTCTAAAATCTACTTCGAGACTAACAAGTGCACCCAGCCCGAAGCcgaaggaagaaaaataaaaaatgccaGCCCAAAATTGGCAGGCCAGTTCAACCACTCAACCGTCCAACTGCCGGTCCATCCGGTTCCAAAGCCTGGATCAAACAGGACCAAGCTCTGATCAATGGTCTGACTGGTCAAACTGACCAGGCCAATTTGGTTTTCAAAACAAAAGTTTTTCTTACCATTGGCTTTTCTCACAAGaacatccagccttttgcttgCTTCCAACTCAAAACAAGGCCACTACCAAAAATCTACTCTGAGACTTGACCGCATACTGTGCCTTACTCTATATAAAACCGCAAGCATGCAGTATTGAAGTATCACAGGAGGCTAAAAAGCAACTAACAAGTGTACCCAAGAAAGCCAAGAGTACAAACAAGTTCCTCCACAAAACAGATACGATACTTTCATGTCATTTCATTCTAGTGATAAAAGCCAGTTTCAAACAAGCGCCGGatatggatatggatatggGTGTGATGTGAAGATAAATCTCCAGCATCCCATAGTTCATTCCCTCCCCACCAATCCAAAAGAAAGGTTCAAGAGAAAAGGAAGCTAGTATTACATCAAAGTCCACATCAAGGCTGTACAAGTACAACACATTGACAAACAAATGTCACTAGTCATTTGCCTTTCCGCCGCTTTTGCATTCCAATACAGTCTGAACAATACCATGCTCCTTTTGGCCGTTCTTTCACACCAACACAGCCAAAATGGAACCACTCTATCTTGCACTGGCAGAAAATGGAGCAGAGGTTTGATCAGATTGTAGGCCCAGAATGTAAGATTAAAATGAGAAAAGCACATGAATACAGATTgagaatataaaaacaaaaaagcacTGGTGCATACATCAGGGTTATCACATGCAACCATCTCCCCATAGCTAACTTGGTCACAGATGCAATATGTTGGTTCATTTGGATCCACAGGTAAATCTAAATCCATACTGGTTGGGTTTGCTGCTGCTGTTACTGGTGCAGCAGCCGCTGCTGCGGCCAAGCGTGTTCTGCAAAAATTGGTCATTTTAAACAATCATATTTTCCCACAAAAGTAGCACAGTAAAATTTGGACTTTCAACAGCATGAGATCAGAGAACAATGTATGCATATCACAGATAGGGTCAAGTGGAGCAATCAGATTCTTCATTTCAACTAGTTCCCATCATTAAAGTGTCAGCAAATTTTCATCAGGACATAGTTTGGGAAGCCAAAAAACTTACACAGCCATATCTTTTTCTTATAAACCCATGCAGAAAAAGAGAATTGAGAATTACTTGCCATTGGATGATACAAAAATCAAGAATTATTTGGGAGAATATCGACATCTGAAGACCACAACAACATGAGATTGAGAAAAGCCATGCATGTAAAGAAACTATAAATGATGTCTTCTTACTTGGCAGTCCTTTCAAATAACTCCAGGATTTTGTAACTGACTCGTGAATTATTGTAATAATAGCCATACTAGTGGAAATTTGGGAATTGATTATCATACCGCAGACATTTTGATTTAGTttgctttattaaaaataaaaataaaaatacacacTAACACTAACACCGACAGAGGGTTGGCAGTTTTAGGAATGAATCAAgattttgtctttttttgtttttttcctttttggcaaAACAAAAAAGTTTTATTGGGAATACAAACCCCAAATAAAGAATGCCAAGATATCCCTCatacaaaaaagggaaaaatccaAGCCCTTAATAAAGCCCAAGAATAAGAAATTCAGAAAGGCATTCCTGGGGGAGTACAGGAGATCTCGATTAACATGGGGCATCAAAAAGAATTGACCTGTCTAATCCGATCAGGGACAGCAGGCCATTTGACAAAGAGATCCCGAAATATCGGAAGCTTGGTTGGATCAAGAAACCAGGTATTGGAAACAGGCTATAGAACTTACTCCTAGTAATTATTTCAAAGCACGTAATTGGTTGAAGATCACTAGGAGTTTCAAATAGGAAAACTTTgtttgttatttaaaatttttgttactTATATCAGTTAGATAAAAAGGATCACTCCATTCCTATGGGCTTTCCAATCCAAATAAAATCAAGGTAAGACAGATGCCAATAAATCCCTAGATTCCATGGTGTCAAGTTGACATCATCGAATATAATGGAAACCCAGTAAGAGGCCAATAAATGAAGTTGCAGCCTCGACTCCAGAGAAGATCTGTCTCCCCAAAAAAACTGTGCATCCCTCTCTGCCCAAATCAACTACAGAGtctcaaaaaactaaaaatgccAGAGTTCTGCTTCTAACTTTCTTGCTAAATCTCTAGAAGCTGATCATCATCATATCTCAATTTCATTGGCAGCAATCCACTGAATCAGCATGAAGAATAGGACAGCCAAAGCCATGAGCAAAGGGGCAAAAGGGCAATGGAAAAACACATGATCCACGAATTCTCCCTTCTAAGCAACGCATCTATGAGGACAGATAGGTGCACCATAGGATACTCTAATTTGAAGGAAATAGTTGGTACTTACCTCTATTGAAAGCCATTAGCCACACAAATGATTTGAATTTGGAAGGAGCCTTGGATCTTCAGATTTTTTGACTGGCAAACCCAGGTTGAATTATTTGTCTtggagagaaaaggaaagggttaaagaaataaaaactcgGGCTATACGAAAGGACAACTTATTTACATAGCAAGAAGATGGTGCTTTTCTTAAGCCTTGTTGTTAAGGGTGCTAAAACATGAGGCTTATTTTTAGCATCAAGGTTTAGTACTAAAAAGTACTAAAAAGTACTAAAAAGATGTTGCCACTTTTTTCAAGCATCATGGT
This region of Vitis vinifera cultivar Pinot Noir 40024 chromosome 5, ASM3070453v1 genomic DNA includes:
- the LOC100244356 gene encoding chaperonin CPN60-2, mitochondrial produces the protein MYRFATSLASKARIARNSTHQIGSRLNWSRNYAAKDIRFGVEARALMLKGVEELADAVRVTMGPKGRNVVLEQSFGAPKVTKDGVTVAKSIEFKDRIKNVGASLVKQVANATNDVAGDGTTCATVLTRAIFTEGCKSVAAGMNAMDLRRGISMAVDAVVTNLKSRAKMISTSEEIAQVGTISANGEREIGELIAKAMEKVGKEGVITISDGKTLYNELEVVEGMKLDRGYISPYFITNQKTQKCELENPLVLIHEKKISNIHAVVKVLEMALKTQRPLLIVAEDVESEALATLILNKLRAGIKVCAIKAPGFGENRKAALQDLATLTGGELITEELGLNLEKAELDMLGTCKKVTISKDDTVILDGAGDKKAIEERCEQIRSAIELSTSDYDKEKLQERLAKLSGGVAVLKIGGASEAEVSEKKDRVTDALNATKAAVEEGIVPGGGVALLYASKELDKLPTSNFDQKIGVQIIQNALKTPVFTIASNAGVEGAVVVGKLLEQDNPDLGYDAAKGEYVDMVKAGIIDPLKVIRTALVDAASVSSLMTTTEAVVVELPKDEKEVPAMGGGMGGMDY
- the LOC100266689 gene encoding PHD finger protein ING1 isoform X1, with product MFNYSDLESLPNVLQRKYALLRDLDKSLQEIQRQNEQRCEQEIEDIKQGVKSGNITPDPSLIRFSDEALDEQKHSIRIADEKVALAVQAYDLVDTHIQQLDQYLRKFDEDIRRERDGIAGTGLPAPIPDSGTKSGRGSESSRGGRKKTRLAAAAAAAPVTAAANPTSMDLDLPVDPNEPTYCICDQVSYGEMVACDNPDVCTSAFLFLYSQSVFMCFSHFNLTFWAYNLIKPLLHFLPVQDRVVPFWLCWCERTAKRSMVLFRLYWNAKAAERQMTSDICLSMCCTCTALMWTLM